Below is a window of Salvelinus alpinus chromosome 5, SLU_Salpinus.1, whole genome shotgun sequence DNA.
GGGTTAGGTTTTAATGAATGACTTTTCCCAAATACaacgcttttagtttttgaactATTTAGGACTAacatattccttgccacccattctgaaacgaactgcagctctttgttaagtgttgcagtcatttcagtcgctgtggtagctgacgtgtatagtgttgagtcatccgcatacatagacacactggctttacacaAAGCCTGTGGcatgttagtaaagattgaaaaggTAAGGGGTCTAGACAGcagccctggggaattcctgattctaccttaTGTTGGagtcttccattaaagaacacactctgtgttctgacaggtaactctttatccacaatatagcagggggtgtaaagccataacacataagtttttttccagcagcagactatgaccgataatgtcaaaagctgcactgaagtctaacaaaacagcccccacaatatttttatcatcaatttctctgccaatcatcagtcatttgtataAGTGTTGTGCGTGTTGAATGTCCTTtcctataagtgtgctgaaagtctgttgtcaatttggtTATTGTTAAATATCATTggatctggtcaaacacaattttttccaaaagttgaCTAAtgtttggtaacaggctgattggtcagctatttgagccagtaaagggggctttactattcttaggtagtggAATGGCtattgcttccctccaggcctgagggcacacactttctagtaggcatatctacctcaattacctcgtacccctgcacatcgactcagtacttaccccatgtatatagcaaagttatcattactcatgtATATATTCCTCAGgttattttttctatttttctctctgcgtTGTTAGGAAGGTcccgtaagcaagcatttcacttttAGTCCACacttgtttatgaagcatgtgacaaataacatttgatttaaatgTAGTCCGAGTAAGGAAATAAATGACCTGTTAGATGCCACTTCAATGGACTTGATGGTAAGTTGGTAAAGATACATTGAATTAGGGCATCTCagagtgctggtctaggatcagatcCCCATCTTATTTATTAGGATCTAAATCCAAGATCAGACAGCTATACTACAAAGGAGGATAAATAAGTTAGCCAGCTAAATTGCCAAAATATTCTGAAATAacttgacatttaaaaaaaaagataagCTTCAAATGGGCATGGACTAATTGAcaacacaaaatacatttaaGTTTCGCATAATGACCCAGAAAATCTGTAGTTCTGTCTAGTTGTTGATCAAAGTAAGCTGCTTAACTCATTGATTCGGTTTTGTAGTATACCTCTCCTACTCCAggctttgtgaatacgggcccaggTGTGAAGGTCACAGGTGTGTgtacaggcttttgttccagcacaACATATCTGACCAGTGGTCATGTACCTGACAACCACCAGGCCCTGAACTATGTAAGCTGACAAGAAAAAAAATTCAGCACCCcaacactgactggagagaacaTTGTGTTGTGCATGTTTACATTATGTTACCGAGGGAAACAAACTACTTCCCTTAGAGTCAATCTGCAATTGCTAGATCAATTTTAGTACTTTTAAATTCATTACACCACACATGGATTCTTGAATATTACTTATAATTCATCATGTTAGTTCAACCGTCTTAACCAATAAGCTTGTTTTACCCCTTTATTTCTAAGTTAAATTAACACTATAGCTTCATAAAATGGTGAAAAATGTTATCATAGCTGATCAGTCTTCGCATTCTTAGccatctatgaatttgagtggttccATTTTTCCAGTCCCATCCCTCAGCTATTTACCAAATCAGTGGTGGCAACTTCGTTAATGTTTGAAAAGCAAATTTACCCTTTAAAATTAACTCATGCACTGAGCGTATACCATTGACACTCCACCCCTTTCCTAAACACCAGGACATGTTAGAAAATGTATGGAATCCAGATGTTTGACCATTGGTCTATGCCAAGTATGAAGAAACTTTACAGGCTGCGTTTACACCAGCAGCTCAATTCAGATCTTTTGCCAATTATTTTATTTCTACCACCCCATAGCTGATGTGATATGGGTCACAATTTAGTGTGCAGTCAGAAAAACAAGTTACAATTGGGTTCTCAGGGTAAAGGTGTAAACACAGCCATCGAAGCTCAAATCCCATAACCGCTTGTCACAACCAAAAAGTATAATGTTTATGTTTATCAGAGGTCCAACCTCATGACCAAGATACAATTTATCtgatttaaaagtaatcctttaTGAATgtcttttccctccaataccaacCTTAATCACACAACCAACGGTCTCTTGGTGTTCAGATGGACAGCTGTCTGCAACGAGTTGTGGTCCGATAGGAAGTTCAGGCTGCATCTCAGCTTTCACATTGCTGGGAATTCACTTGAGATTGAAAAATGATGCTAAACTGGCTGGACCAGTGGCACTGACTAAGAGGAAACGGTATGACTGAATTACAATGAGTGACGTATTTTCAGCACAAACGGAAACTTAGCCAAATAAATGGCATTTCGTAGTCTAATTATGTCTTAAGCAGTTGGACCATACCTCACTAGGAAGATATCCAGCAGAACAGAAATGGTTTGAAGTGTAACATTATGGACTGGTTTCTAGACAGAAGTAAAGGAATACTTCAGATATTACAAGAATTGTTTCCTTACCTCAAAAAAAGAAAATGAGTTTATGGACAGTGACTGCAATCCACACTTGGTTTTAATAAACTAACCACAAATATTAGCATATTTGGACAAAATCCCATTTCACTCAATCACCCACATTTAGTTTTAAATTTCATCCCAAAGCATCTCTTAAAATGGGGAGATTTATGCAACGTCAACAAGTGTGCCAGAACACCAAAAACAAAGAAGCTTTATGAACCGTTAAACAACAAACTCCTGGCTGAATGAAACATTCAGGACAAACAGGTTCACTGAGGAAAGAGTTTAATTGGTGAAACTGTCATTTCATTATTTTCCTGAGGAATGTTCATACTTGTTACAGTTTGAAGTTGTTTTTCTAGATCACTAAAGGGCTGATGAGTAAAAAGACTGGACCGAGCCTGACCGTTGTGTGTTCGTGCCTCTGACCAAATCTACAGTGCGGCAAGTAACAAAAATAGCATTGCATCAGTGCTGGATTCACAATTGAAATCTCTGCATTGAGtcaaaacaaaaatacagtaaATCAGAGTCAATCCAGGCCTACAGTGGCGAGTCATTCGTGTTGAGGGGGTCCCACTTTGGGGTCAGGGGAGGTGGGAGAGTTGGTCCCTTGGGCCCCCAGTGGTGGTTGTCGCACAACTGTCATAGTTTCCTGCTGGGAGGTTTGAACATCTGGTCCCTCTTTACTGGCCGTTCTTCACATTCAGCATCTTCTCCTGTGGAGGAGGAACGCAAgcgtattttttttattaaagaaAACGAAACCCAAAAAGGCAAAGGAACTTAATTGTCGAAGTTTCACCCACAGGACACCGTAACAGAATTCTCAGCATTACTTTGATCCAAACATGTATTAAAAATGTTATGAGGCAATAGTTCTTGCTGTTCCTACATGGACTTTCTTCACATGTGCACCATACGCCAACTCCACAGGTCATTCAGAAATGTTTACAACCTCAGTGCTCCTGTCTCACCTTGATCATGGTCTCCAGCTTGATGGCGTCGGCGGCGAACTTGCGGATGCCGTCAGAGAGCTTCTCCACGGCCATGCGGTCCTCATTGTGTTGCCAGCGGAATGCCTTCTCATCCAGGTGAACCTTCTCCAAGTCACAGGCCTTGGCTAAACAGGGGACAAAGTGAGAGAAAGAATTGCCATTACAGTTTATTCATCCTTGGTCCAATGTGATTACGTAGTCCGTCCCCAGGCCTTTGAAGGACTGGTAGTATGGCTGCAGTCTACCAGAATGCTTACGGCATATGGTTTTACCTATAGAGGACCTCATTATCCCCTCAATGGTTTCAggtgtttaatgaaggaaacaaCGTATGCAGGATCAATATACCCTTTTTCAATGCAGACCTGTCCCAGGGGGAGACACACAAGCATCCATTTAAAAGACATTTGAGAAGCCTCAAAGATATACCAAACATTGAAATACACAGCAAAGAATTTGTTTTGCTCTGTAGGTTTGTGAATTACAGCCATTGTTGCCCGAGGTTCAAATTGTTGAAACTAATAGGCAAAATGGTTACATTCCTACTCATAAGAGACTGCATAACCAATGTTGAAGGGGCCTCAGCAAGTTCTCCTTAGAGGTCTAACAAAAACAAAACTTGGTCTTTGACCTGCTAGTGTGTAACAGTAACCTACAGGGCTCAGATGCTACCTCAAGGTGTCTTCCAAGTAGACCTACTTTACCAGCTTTCCTTGAACTGCATGACAGTTCCCAACAATTCAAATTATGTCCTTGAAATAACATTTCAGCGGAACTCAACTTTTAAAAATCAATTAGTGCTTATTCATACAGTACATGTTACCCTCTGCTTCCTTTGTGTGGTTTATTACAGAGGAAACATTGTCTGGTGCATGACACACGCATCCTTCCCATCAGCCCCTCGTTCCCGTCTGACGCTTTGAGCAGGTTAACATTCAAAACGAAGCCGGAGTGTAAGAAAGCAGAATACATTCACAGTATTGTGTAGGAGTCCTGAAGATACGATCTAGAGTTGAAGTGTAAGGGAAGAGCGCTTCTTCCATGTGCTTAGATATCATGGTTGTGACAGACATGTTACATCATTGATAGTATATTTACTGCATCACTGAACCCATATGATGCAGTGAGATTTCCATTAGAATATGAACCAATGTTATAACGACACCTGCATGGACCAGACCTGATGAAACGCCATTTGAAACCCTTCAAATACTTTTAGAGTTCACACTAGACTGTCTGGGGTGCAATATGGGCAGGGTTTGCAGTTAACACTATTCTATTGGTTCATTAAGCCAGGCAAACACAATCAAGCACAGATTACATTTGTATCAGTCAGGCCTGGTTTCAAAATCATTATCTGAAGAAGAAATCAAAGAAAGCAAAGacgcctaaatgactaccgccccgtagcactcacatcagtagccatgaagtactttgaaatggCCAGTCATGGCTCACGTCagtcatcccagaaaccctagaccagggatgggcaaacTTGGCCGAGGCCACGTTGGGATTTTGAAATTGAGGGCTGCATTTTTGGGGGTCCAATGGTCTGTTAAATCTATTTGTGGGGGCCTCCCAGGTGGCGCAGCAGTCCGAGGCACTGCGTCTCAGGGCTCGAGGCGTCACTAcaaacctgggttcgatcccaagCTCTGTCACAGgtggccgtgactgggagacccatgaggcggcgcacaattgtcccagcgtcatccgggttaggcagGTCAAGATTCCCTTGTCCCatcatgctctagcgactcctgtggcaggctgggcgcatgcacgctgacaggAACCAGTACAgcatttcctctgacacattgatgCAGCGGGCTTCTGGTTTAcgcgagcattgtgtcaagaagcagtgtggcttggccgggtcgtgtttcagaggacgtaCGGCTCTCAACCGTCACCTctcgagtccgtatgggagttagtgatgggacaagaacaactaccaattgaatatcacaaaattggggagaaggggGTCATAAAAAAATCTCACAGGCCAGATTGAAGTGCCCGGGGCCTGCACTTTTCCCCAGAcgcactccaattcacataccaccAACAGATGATCCACACTGCCCTTGCAAAACCTGGTCAAAAGgaacacccatgtgagaatgctgttcattgactacagctcagagttgaACACCATAGCGCCCACAAAGCTTGTCgccaaggaccctgggactaaacacctccctccctctgcaactggatcctggacctccagatgggccacccccaggtggcaATGGTatgcaacacatctgccacgctgatcctcaacacagggacccctCAGTGATGTGTgcctagtcccctcctgtactccgttcacccatgactgcttggccaagcacgactccaacactatcattaacttcttgccactagggggtGCCATTGACAGTCCAgattcgtctccaaattaaactgcctcgtactcaattcttgctcgtacaatatgcatattattattactattggatagaaaactctagtttctaaaaccgtttgaattatgtctgtgggtgaaacagaactcgacttagagcgattttcctatgtgtatgtcagaattcagaattgtactggctgttctgagatctgtgtattaatttgcctgtcctctattggttgagatgcactgcatacgccttcccctgggtgtcagcgaATAGGGAGACTTGAAATGGAGTCCGTGATTCCAATCAATTTATAAACTTTGGGAATTACAGTGGCCATTCTTTTGGATCTGCGCTCGGGCGCGAAGAGGAGCTTTGCATATCGTTGTGGaagctctggttttagctccttagataattccggtcatgtttttattcaatataagctttaaagacatcataatcttgttattttgaaccgaattatttcagtttatagcgattttctggcatttttttgtgacgcactttcaagagttggacactttccctgtacatgccgaacgttagtggccatttcgacaggacaagaggacatctttcgaccaaaagacgattagaccggagaaaggacacattgcccaagattctgatggaagctcagctaatagtaagaactatttatgctgataaatcgttgttctgttgaaaaatgttaaacgcataagCTGCCATTTTCTTTtgggtagcttcgctttggcgcaacttgtattgcgcagtaaggttaatttaaaaaatgtaattcagcgattgcattaagaactaatttgtctttcaaatgctgtccacgctgtattttttagtcaagtttatgattatttaatgattagactaagtcactctccaagatggcgcccgacattttctgcccagtttagctacttttctcattgtataaccacgatttttgtggctaaatatgcacattttcgaacaaactctatatgcattgtgtaatatgatgttacaggactgtcatctgaagaattctgagaaggttagtgaaaaaaattatatattttggtggcgataacgttatcgccccctttgccttgatttaatgctggggtgatgttagctcatgtggtatgctaatataacgatatattgtgtttgctgtaaaacacttagaaaatctgaaatattgtctggattcacaagatctgtgtctttcgattgctgtaggctgtgtatttttctgaaatgttttaggatgagtattttggtaattgacttcggtctctgtaattattccggctgcttccaacgctatttcagattgcagctgcaatgtacaactgtgatttatacctgaaaaatgcacatttttctaaaaaaaacatatcctataccataaatatgttatcagactgtcatcttatgaagttgtttcttggttagtggctatatatatatatctttatttagtcgaattagtgatagctactgatgcaggaaaaaaatggtggacaaaaaaaagttgtcttttgctatggtggttagctaatagaaatacatattttgtcttccctgtaaaacatttaaaaaattggaaatgatgcctggattcacaagatctgtatctttcatttggtgtcttggacttgtgatttcatgaacatttgattatatgatatccctgtggctttaggctaggctatgctagtcagcttttttgatggggggggatcccggatccgggtttgtgactctataAAGGTTAAGTTTActgaggtcagtgacctggccgtgtggtgccaggacaacaacctcacactcaacgtgctcaagacaaaggagatgattgtggacgacaGGAAAGAGGCCCGAGCACACCCCCCAACCTCATTGACAGGGCTttaatggagcaggttgagagcgtcaagttccttggtatccacagCACCAAGTCATCATGGTCcagacaccaagacagttgtgaaaagGGCACACCTTTTCCCcccgtcaggagactgaaaagatttggcatgggtccccagatcatcAAAAAGTGCTAGAGCTGCACCGTCGAGAGAATCCTGACCGGTTGCGTCAccgcaactgctcggcatccgatcATAAAGGCGCTTGAGGGTAATGCGTACAGCCaactgtacatcactggggccaagcttcctgccatccaggatctataccctaggcggtgtcagatgaaaccccccccccccccccgcaaaaaaaaatattttataaagttGTCAGACTCCGGTCACCAAAGTCATACTGTTCTcactgctactgcacggcaagcagtaccggggcaccaagtccaggtccaaaaaactccttaacagcttctaccccaagcctcAAGACTGCTGAACAAGCAAATGGCCACCAGGACTATTTACATGGACTAACCTGTAACCCCAAACATTGCCTCTAcagataccccctgtatatagcctcaatgttattttatttagtaaatattctcTTAACTGGATTGTTAGTTAGAGGCTtctttcacagtaaagtctacacctgctgtattcagcaCGTGACAACCACAATGTGATATCACAACAGACCTTTTTACATGTTCTTTCCCAACTGTTCCAGGGAGCTCATACTAGTGTCCTGTAGGGGGTAGCAATGAGTCCTGTTACCTTTCTGAACCGTAAGCATTGGCGTGATGGTGCTGTGGTCTTTGCTCAGCTCTCCCAGTAGGCTGGGGGAAATGGTAAGCAGGTCACAGCCGGCCAGGGCCTTGACCTCCCCGGTGTTCCTGAAGGAAGCTCCCATCACCACCGTGGTATAGTCATACTTCTTGTAGTGGTTGTAGATCTTGGTCACACTGATCACACCTGAGTGAAGAGATCAAAATAAAGATGTTTATGCATAATAAAGCCACTCCAGTACAGTAATGAAGTCAATCAATACACCCAAGTATCTTATTTATACTCATAATGGTAAGGTCTGGGACTGTTGAGGCCAACCTAAAGTTGTTAGAAGCTAACACTCATGCTATCAAATGATGGATCAGTCAGCCCATACCTGGGTCCTCATGGGCCTCGAAGCTCTTCTGGGCAGTGTTCTCCTTGTACCAGTCCATGATGCGGCCCACAAAGGGTGAGATGAGGGTGACTTTGGCCTCGGCGCAGGCCACTGCCTGGGCGAAGGAGAACAGCAGGGTCATGTTGCAGTGGACCCCGTGCTTCTCCTCCAGCTCCCTGCAGGTACACACATTGACAGGCACATTAAAGGACAGTTAACAGCAGAGCTTCACTGTGCTTCCATGGCTGTCAAAACCAACATTTCTTAGAGACAGATTGACACCAAAATTATTTCTAGGTTGGAGGTAAACTGACACCGAACATAGCAGGTAAATGGTTTAACCATTTGCATCAAATTAGTTTTGGCAAAACAGCATGTTTTTGAAGACATTCCACTTTACTGTGTACCAACAGAACACCTAACATCACATCTGTTTTTAGTCCACATTCCAAGATGTGCATATTTACAGTATTCATTTCTTCAAAAGTTAACTGGATTTCACCTACCGGATAGGATTAAAAGCATAGAAAGGACAAATCATTGACTTGAAAT
It encodes the following:
- the taldo1 gene encoding transaldolase, producing the protein MSSVSPDKRRKMESALEQLKKHTVVVADTGDFNAIEEYKPQDATTNPSLILAAAKMAAYQHLVDQAIKYGIAKGGPEEEQVTNTMDKLFVSFGLEILKKIPGRVSTEVDARLSYDKDEMVARALRIIALYEEAGIKKGRVLIKLSSTWEGIQAGRELEEKHGVHCNMTLLFSFAQAVACAEAKVTLISPFVGRIMDWYKENTAQKSFEAHEDPGVISVTKIYNHYKKYDYTTVVMGASFRNTGEVKALAGCDLLTISPSLLGELSKDHSTITPMLTVQKAKACDLEKVHLDEKAFRWQHNEDRMAVEKLSDGIRKFAADAIKLETMIKEKMLNVKNGQ